Sequence from the Drosophila innubila isolate TH190305 chromosome 3L unlocalized genomic scaffold, UK_Dinn_1.0 0_D_3L, whole genome shotgun sequence genome:
GCGCGTGCCTACAACAGCGAAAGCTTGCGAGTGGAAAGCTTTCATAGTGAGGCCATTACGCAGACTGGTGAGAACTTTTGCAGCGTCATCTACCGGCTTAAAGTATCCTATCGCAAGAGTGAGAATGCACCGTTAGAGCACGGCAATTACATAGTAAAGGACTTAATTCCCGTTATGGCCGAACTTGGCTCCAATGAGAAACTAATGTTCGAAGAAGTGCTGCCCGTTATGGCGGAAATATTGGATAAAGCTCCATCGACGCTGGGGGAAAAAAAGCTGAGTGCTGAGTAAATGACACTTGcttctttgcattttaaattaatataaccTCTGAGTATATTTCAGTTGTTTGTACGTGGAGCGCTTTAAAAACAAGGAACTTTATTTGTTGGAGGATCTTGGGGCATTGGGCTATGTTACATTAAATCGCTACATTGGTCTGTCTGCGGAAGATGCCCGTTTGTGTCTTCAAAAGGTCGCACAGTTCCACGCTGCCTCCATGGTGTTGTTACATGAGCAACCATCGTTGGTGTCGAATTTGGCCCCCTCACATTTTAGCAAGGGCTTAGAAGACGCCTTTACCCATGTACTTATCGTCAAAGGCACAGAGTTTGCAGCTGATGTGGTCGACGGACTTCCAGGCATGTCTTCTATAGCATCAAAAATGCGAGCTCAATTACCAGAGGAGTATGGAAAGCGAATTCGTGCTGTTGTCGATCCAAAAAACAGCGCGTTCCAAGTCATTTGTCACGGTGATCTCTGGGTAAACAATATAATGATCAACCAGGAAGAGAACAAAGCTATTATTGTAAGTAGATAATGGTAATTGTAAAATAGATTTACATTGTTAATTaaccatttcatttttcagGTGGATTACCaatgttgttttgttgccaGTCCGGCAATCGATCTTATGCTCTTTTTTTACACCAGCCTTCAACTAGACGTATTACTACACCAACGGgagaatttattaaagtacTATTATCAATGCCTTTGTGAGACGCTAGCTGCCTGCAATTATTCAGGATCCATGCCAAGCTATGAACAACTCCAAGACGAAATGCAACGTTGCCTTTTCTATGGGTATTATGCAACCGTCTGTGAGCTGCCGATTTGTTGTGCCTCCAAAGAAGCGTCCAAGGACTTTACAGCCCACACTTTCGGTAACGAGGAGGCAATAAAAGCGAAACGCCATCAGCTCTTTGACAATGAGCGAGTTCTTCAAATGTTGCAAGCAACTTTAGGGCACTTCGAAGAGCAAGGCATTCTAGAGACGTTGTGAAAGATAATTCCTTCTGATAGTATTTTAGTGCAATAAAACGTAACTTCTATAGTATTCAAAATTAGTCGTTTTTGATTGTTGATAATTTACAGAATTCATGTTATCATGTGTTTTCTGATAATGAAGCATTGCTACTTCTTATCACTGCTTTGCCTAAGtcatgttttataaaaaatagtagCACTAACAactttattactttattttagtgAACTTTACGGACTAGATAAgtagcattttaaaatttgggaGCTGctaaattaagattttatcttaaagaattttcttttaactttattttaaattctcaaTAAACcaataaacacaaatttattacagtcagatttttataaaaataatcaaaaatactcATTATCATTGACgaatatgcataaaaatcaataactttaaaatcatGGCGAAAATACGAAGATATCTTTGAAACGATCATTATGGTgttattcttcttcttgtatctttatttcttgttgttgatttaatgaatttaaaaaacggAAATAATCATGTGTTGTGATCCCTGATATATACACCCgggatattaaattttttttttgaagtatCCCTTTAGAAgcgactttaaataaataaagttaagcaAATTCTAATATTAGTTTGTTTAGTATGCATAAAAGTCCTTTATTGTAAAGAGTTGTTCATGCTCAACTCATTTCTGTAAATGAGAAAGGATGTGATTCGCAATGAAATTGGGAATCCCCTCCAGCTTAGGCAGCTTCTGATActgctatgacagctaaacAACCTGCATTACTCAAGTGTTGCTTCttgtgtttataaataaatttcgtgTCTGCCAAAGTTTCTGGCCAAGATTTACGAGTAGGAGTTCTGGCTATTGAATACAAATGCGTGTGTGaatatgggtgtgtgtgtgtgtgcgtgtgaatgTATGAATGCGATGCATGTGCCTTGTTTTGGCTGCACAGAGTGCGATAAAGTTGGCAACGCTTCCCCTTTTCCCATTCCCTCCCCTTCGAggtgtaaaatatgcaaatcgcTTTGCAGTTATTCTTAGAAAGTTGTCAGTTTCCAAGTCGAGCTGATCCAAGCGTGCAAACGGCAAATGCACTTGACACCCTGCAACTTGCTACTtgctacttgccacttgcaacttgaTACTTGCTACTTGCAACCTGCAACTTGTAAGTTGTAAGTgtttaaaaagcaatttattGTTCTGCCTAAAGTAAGCACCTTAACTCACTCCTTGGGTTGGCCTTTTAGTAAGCTGAAtcttttgaatatataaatgttatattgtattttatatctGTTGTTCATGTGTCTTGTAAGCTCGCCGCGGGGTTTTAtagtattttgatttaaatcaaaCTATTTTTCAACACATATTGTAGAGATTTGTGACAAAATTACCTaatattatcaattaaaatttagtttatgtaCGATCGGCCTAAAACccctttaatttaattacctatcgaaaaaaaattatcttttggtcgtaaaattttaaatttggataGTCAACTTTATTTTCGTCACATTGGActtcaattaatttcaaattaattgctttGCACAACTAAGATTGAATTGGCAAATTCGACCAGTTAGTAGTTATATATGTAAAGTATTTTtactaacaatttaaataataataaaataaaggaaattaattttgagatTTGCACACAAgaaaataatctttttaagaatttcaagCTCAATGTGTGAACTGCATTGGAAGGAGAATGCAATGGACTCAACGGTACAGTTTCCCAAATAGACAAGCCTGGCAAATGTCCAGTCCGAAACCTCAGAGCCAATAAGCtcaactgtctgtctgttgctTTGAACTCCATCGGAAGTAGCACCCAAACTACagttcttgttttctttttttgggctGCTGCATCTCGCATTGCAATCGGAGtgaaaatacaaatcaaagaCAGGCCGAAGTTGTAGTTGGGTATTGGTTTTTGACTGCTTGGAGGCATTAATTGCATTCTGCAGCATCACATTGCACTTTCAATTAGTTGCAAATGCCTCGACGCTGACCTCCGACTACGAATTGGGGTCCAACTTCGACTCCGGCTTTCGTAGCCGTCGGCAAAGTAACAGGAAACGGAAGTTAAGTGCTGAGGCGAGGCGTTAAGTAAAATCAACCCCAACTCAGAGGCGCTGCCAGTATGAGTAGAAACTCTGTGGAGATGCAACAAAGTAACTTCCCAGCCATGACATTCGAGAATTATGCATTAATTGAAAGGTGATGTTGACTTCAGCTTGGGGAGTTTGACTTTAGCTTGGGTGCAACTCTACCAGCGAGTATAGATTTGCTTTGGCAGTTCCTTTTGCCCAACCGAAAGTTGACCTATGCTCGGTTTTGCCTGCACCTTAATCCCTTTACCCCCTCTCTATATGCTGCCGGGCATTTCATGCAACCAATGCAAACATCAACGTTCTGTCTAATGcatttcaaaatgaatttatggcTTTTCTTTCGTCTTGCAGGTGGAATGTTGAAGGGTAGGAATGACTTTGAGGGTTTGTTGtctttgcatttgtttattttcaatgttaaTTAAGGCTTACGATTACCCAAATCGGCTTAAGGGAAATCTGTCTATTTGCTTTCATATGAGGAAGACGGTATAGCTTTCAGTTCCTCGTTTCTTATCAGAAAAATCGCTTCACAGTTTTTTCAATTAGCCAACAGTACTTGAGAGGGTTTCTGTTCTATTTATGGATGGGGCTATAGCCCACACACAATTAAAGGCAATAAATTTGCACATAAGACCATAAATCAAAGTCCGATCATAATcgcaaagcaaaataaaacaaataaatatagtaaagaAAAAGTGCGAGTGAATATTCAACTTCCCTTTGCTGGCTATCGGCCAACCCCCAATCCAAAGGGGGTGTTGGGGGAGCCCCATTGACCACAAAAAGCTCTGGTAGTTGAGCCAAGTCGATGTCCGTACATCGTTCGGATTGTCTCGCTTCGTTTATTAATTGTCCAACTGTCTCCAATCATAATTAATGAACTTTCAGCACATCCTACAAGCGGGTCACATCCTCTAACCTCCGCCAGTTAGTCCggaattcaaataaaactcaaatacAATATCTACAATACGAGTATAAACAGGAATTTGTTTTGGCACACCATAAATCTTTCCTTTGGCAAATCTCTGCTTTGGCTTCGTTTGGTTAGCTTTGGTCtacgtatttatttaatgggTGATAGAAGTTTCAATTAGGCACATTAAAAGATTTTCTGGGATTTAGGTTATCATTTTATTAGCTTCAGAAATATGCGATTAGCTTATTAAGTATATGAATTCTGAAATTCGACAATTTGAAATTCTATTATACACTTGCAATAAGTGTTGTAATTTTGTCAGCAAGAACACAAAAGATAT
This genomic interval carries:
- the LOC117788715 gene encoding uncharacterized protein LOC117788715, whose translation is MDQKVEQPVEATLTTPATSADYIEKALARAYNSESLRVESFHSEAITQTGENFCSVIYRLKVSYRKSENAPLEHGNYIVKDLIPVMAELGSNEKLMFEEVLPVMAEILDKAPSTLGEKKLSADCLYVERFKNKELYLLEDLGALGYVTLNRYIGLSAEDARLCLQKVAQFHAASMVLLHEQPSLVSNLAPSHFSKGLEDAFTHVLIVKGTEFAADVVDGLPGMSSIASKMRAQLPEEYGKRIRAVVDPKNSAFQVICHGDLWVNNIMINQEENKAIIVDYQCCFVASPAIDLMLFFYTSLQLDVLLHQRENLLKYYYQCLCETLAACNYSGSMPSYEQLQDEMQRCLFYGYYATVCELPICCASKEASKDFTAHTFGNEEAIKAKRHQLFDNERVLQMLQATLGHFEEQGILETL